From Microbacterium croceum, a single genomic window includes:
- a CDS encoding DMT family transporter, with translation MSKQIGVLRLGITILASAAFVAAWSSGFVVPALAADASPLTLLVWRFVPLAVVLIVIVLATGAARGVPRVDMRRQALIGVFAQFGYCAAVYAAVAAGVATGTTALIDAVQPLVVAMLVGPLLGLRVRAAQWAGLLLGAIGVLLVVRSQLGGSAAPPAAYLLPALAMACLIVGTFLQRRSSVHTGVLLTLTIHVTVTAAALLMIAAFAGALVPSASVSFWVAATFSAAFPTLAAYGLYWWLLRRVGITALNALLFLVAPATAAAGALLLGEQLTAVTLAGFVLCGAGVGVVLVSESRASRPGDAPVLRQPTASDEPATSRS, from the coding sequence ATGAGTAAACAGATCGGTGTACTTCGGCTCGGAATCACCATCCTCGCCTCGGCAGCCTTCGTCGCGGCCTGGAGCTCCGGCTTCGTCGTGCCGGCCCTCGCCGCCGATGCCTCCCCGCTGACCCTGCTCGTGTGGCGGTTCGTCCCGCTCGCGGTGGTGCTGATCGTCATCGTGCTCGCCACGGGTGCGGCGCGAGGCGTGCCCCGTGTCGACATGCGCCGTCAGGCTCTGATCGGCGTCTTCGCACAGTTCGGTTACTGTGCCGCCGTGTATGCGGCCGTCGCGGCCGGCGTCGCCACCGGCACGACGGCACTGATCGACGCCGTGCAGCCCCTGGTGGTCGCGATGCTCGTCGGGCCGCTGCTGGGTCTCCGAGTGCGTGCGGCGCAGTGGGCGGGGTTGCTGCTCGGCGCGATCGGCGTCCTCCTGGTGGTGCGATCGCAACTCGGCGGTTCCGCCGCTCCTCCTGCGGCATATCTGCTCCCGGCGCTCGCGATGGCGTGCCTGATCGTGGGCACCTTCCTGCAGAGGCGTTCCTCGGTGCACACCGGAGTGCTCCTGACGCTCACGATCCACGTGACCGTGACCGCCGCGGCACTCCTGATGATCGCCGCGTTCGCGGGAGCGCTCGTGCCGTCGGCATCCGTGTCGTTCTGGGTCGCGGCGACCTTCTCCGCAGCTTTCCCGACTCTCGCCGCGTACGGCCTCTACTGGTGGCTGCTGCGCCGTGTCGGGATCACCGCGCTCAACGCACTGTTGTTCCTGGTCGCTCCCGCCACGGCTGCGGCGGGAGCGCTGCTGCTCGGCGAGCAGCTCACGGCGGTGACGCTCGCCGGATTCGTGCTGTGCGGCGCCGGGGTGGGCGTGGTGCTGGTGAGTGAGTCGCGCGCCTCACGCCCCGGTGACGCGCCTGTTCTCAGGCAGCCGACGGCGAGCGACGAGCCCGCGACGTCGCGATCATGA
- a CDS encoding TetR/AcrR family transcriptional regulator, with the protein MLTSVPELAPLTPGAARVLDAASRLFYERGIHAVGVDTIAETAGVTKKTLYDRFGSKEALVIAYLQHRDAKWRAHVADHLSRIPAPGTDRVLAIFDAAITWSDDYSPKGCSAINARAEIGDGHDGHPVFPEVARQKVWLLDVFTDLCREAGVADAAAMARAMMLLYEGAIVTVGMETFAQPFEVARGLARGLLTASASSASPLSTWSSSA; encoded by the coding sequence ATGCTCACGTCCGTTCCCGAGCTCGCCCCGCTCACCCCCGGCGCCGCCCGCGTGCTCGACGCCGCCTCACGACTGTTCTACGAGCGCGGCATCCATGCCGTGGGCGTCGACACGATCGCCGAGACCGCAGGGGTCACCAAGAAGACGCTCTACGACCGATTCGGGTCGAAGGAGGCGCTGGTCATCGCGTATCTGCAGCACAGGGATGCGAAGTGGCGGGCGCATGTCGCCGACCACCTGTCCCGCATCCCCGCCCCCGGCACCGACCGCGTGCTGGCGATCTTCGATGCCGCGATCACCTGGTCCGACGATTACAGCCCCAAGGGCTGCAGCGCGATCAACGCCCGCGCCGAGATCGGCGACGGCCACGACGGCCACCCCGTGTTCCCCGAGGTGGCCAGGCAAAAGGTCTGGCTGCTCGACGTCTTCACCGACCTCTGCCGCGAGGCGGGGGTCGCGGACGCCGCAGCGATGGCGCGGGCGATGATGCTGCTCTACGAGGGCGCCATCGTCACGGTCGGGATGGAGACGTTCGCGCAGCCCTTCGAGGTGGCACGCGGGTTGGCACGCGGGCTGCTGACCGCTTCGGCGTCTTCCGCTTCACCGCTCTCCACCTGGAGCAGCTCGGCGTGA
- a CDS encoding BON domain-containing protein, with amino-acid sequence MTIATDRDLDVQTLVTDELEWTPDVDSAGIGVAVEDGAVTLSGEVDTYAERLAAKRAAFRVRGVRAVVDNLTVHPRAPWPVTETDIAKEVERALERAANVPDTVHASIDHHNVTLTGEVDWDFQRKAAKRSVQYLRGVYTVNSMITLKARPSATDTSERITNALARHAQIDARNIHVKVDGGRVTLTGTVRSWAESHQAEDAAWSSPHVTDVDNRINVSLH; translated from the coding sequence ATGACCATTGCCACAGACCGCGACCTCGATGTGCAGACGCTGGTCACCGATGAACTCGAGTGGACCCCCGATGTCGATTCCGCGGGCATCGGCGTCGCTGTGGAGGACGGCGCCGTCACGCTCTCGGGAGAAGTCGACACCTACGCCGAGCGTCTTGCTGCGAAGCGCGCCGCCTTCCGGGTCCGCGGTGTTCGAGCCGTCGTCGACAACCTGACCGTGCACCCGAGAGCGCCATGGCCTGTCACGGAGACCGACATCGCCAAAGAAGTCGAACGCGCGCTCGAGAGAGCAGCCAACGTTCCCGATACCGTGCATGCTTCAATCGATCACCACAATGTCACGCTCACTGGTGAGGTCGACTGGGACTTCCAGCGGAAGGCGGCGAAACGGTCTGTTCAGTACTTGCGGGGCGTGTACACCGTCAACAGCATGATCACGCTGAAGGCCCGTCCGTCGGCAACGGACACCAGCGAGCGCATCACGAACGCACTCGCCCGTCACGCTCAGATCGATGCCCGGAACATCCACGTCAAGGTGGACGGTGGCAGAGTCACACTCACCGGCACCGTGCGGTCGTGGGCTGAGAGCCACCAGGCCGAAGACGCGGCCTGGTCATCGCCGCACGTCACCGACGTCGACAACCGGATCAACGTGAGTCTCCACTGA
- a CDS encoding GNAT family N-acetyltransferase, whose translation MVTITTEVATAARWDDVQHALTGGGDGASCQCIWPVLSNKDWNQTTTAQRTQMFHEEIDAGPPPGIVAYVDGEAAGWIRIGPRTRQARIPRTRMIAAATTEPFDDESVWAVTCFVVRREHRGTGLNGELLRAAIDYARESGARLIEGYPVDTAGEKKRANDLFHGTLNTFTTVGFIETAELKPGRTLVTMDLTR comes from the coding sequence ATGGTGACGATCACGACCGAGGTGGCCACGGCGGCCCGTTGGGATGACGTGCAGCACGCCCTCACCGGCGGGGGCGACGGAGCGAGCTGCCAGTGCATCTGGCCAGTGCTGAGCAACAAGGACTGGAACCAGACGACCACTGCGCAGCGCACGCAGATGTTCCACGAGGAGATCGATGCGGGCCCGCCTCCCGGCATCGTGGCCTACGTCGACGGCGAAGCTGCCGGATGGATCCGTATCGGTCCGCGCACCCGCCAGGCCCGCATTCCACGCACCCGCATGATCGCCGCCGCGACCACCGAGCCGTTCGACGACGAGTCGGTGTGGGCCGTGACGTGCTTCGTGGTGCGCCGGGAACACCGCGGCACCGGACTCAACGGCGAACTCCTTCGCGCAGCCATCGACTACGCCCGCGAATCCGGTGCACGTTTGATCGAGGGCTACCCCGTCGACACGGCGGGCGAGAAGAAGCGCGCCAACGACCTGTTCCACGGCACGCTCAACACGTTCACCACCGTCGGCTTCATCGAGACGGCAGAACTGAAGCCAGGGCGCACACTCGTGACGATGGATCTGACCCGATGA